The following are encoded in a window of Cyprinus carpio isolate SPL01 chromosome B18, ASM1834038v1, whole genome shotgun sequence genomic DNA:
- the LOC109085076 gene encoding lysM and putative peptidoglycan-binding domain-containing protein 2: protein MAEFSPVLPPLRDDGGGGRYGQPLFPRSRSGSESDSELSQSLARTKTRSYGSTASVTAPLGEKYIEHRVTDGDTLQGIALKYGVTMEQIKRVNKLFSNDCIFLRNTLNIPVKSEKRSFFNGLSLESPDSEGSTPQESLCVSQDVDAPSPPPEPAVPEPITRPVQAEELSAKDYLHRLDLQIKQSKQAARKLKEDGGREEDDPANSASSYQEI, encoded by the exons ATGGCGGAGTTTTCTCCGGTGCTGCCTCCGCTGCGGGATGATGGAGGAGGCGGACGATACGGACAGCCGTTGTTCCCCAGATCCCGGTCCGGGTCGGAGTCGGACAGCGAGCTGTCGCAGAGTTTGGCCCGCACAAAGACGCGCTCGTATGGCAGCACCGCGAGCGTCACTGCGCCGTTAGGAGAGAAATACATTGAGCACCGGGTAACGGACGGGGACACACTGCAGGGTATAGCGCTCAAATATGGTGTCACG ATGGAGCAAATTAAACGAGTCAATAAACTATTCAGCAATGACTGCATATTCCTGCGAAACACTCTAAATATTCCTGTTAAGTCAGAAAAACGCTCCTTCTTTAATGGACTGTCTCTGGAGTCACCTGACAGCGAGGGAAGCACGCCGCAGGAGTCACTGTGCGTGAGTCAGGACGTGGACGCTCCATCACCCCCACCAGAACCGGCCGTCCCGGAGCCCATCACCCGACCCGTGCAGGCAGAAGAGCTGTCAGCTAAAGACTACTTACACCGGCTGGACTTACAGATCAAACAGTCCAAACAAGCCGCCCGCAAACTGAAAGAGGATGGTGGGAG